In the genome of Hyalangium ruber, the window TTCCACTTCGGGGGCGTCGGCGACCTTCCTATCTATCGCGTGGGAGACCTCATCCGCTGGGATGAAATCCAGCGGAGCAATCAATGCTTCGGCTCTCCCGACATGGCTGCGGTCGTGGCGATCGGCTACCTCGCGGACGATATGTGGTGCGCCAGCTGCAAGCATCCCCACGCACTGGTCAACGTGCTGATTCGGGCCGGTCGCATTGAGCAGGTCACCTTCCGCTCGTTCGAGCCCTGGGTGCCAGAAACGCTCATCGTCGGCCCTGCGCTCAGTTGAACGCGTCGATGCCGGTGATGGCCTTGCCCAACACCAGCGTATGTACCTCGTGGGTGCCCTCGTACGTGAACACGCTCTCCAGGTTGAGCATGTGCCGCACTGGCGGGTACGCGTCCGTGATTCCGTTCGCGCCGTAGATGCTCCGGGCCACCCGCGCGATGTCCAACGCGGCCTTCACGTTGTTGCGCTTGGCCAAGCTCACCATCACCGGCGTCACCTTCCCCTCGTCCTTCAACCGCATCAGCCGCAAGCCCAGGAGCTGTGCTTTGACGATCTCCTGGAGCATGTCCGCCAGCTTCTCCTGCGTGAGCTGGTAGCCCGCCACCGGCTTGCCGCCAAACTGCGCGCGCGACATCGAGTACTCCCGCGCTCCCTCGAAGCAGGCGATGGCCGCTCCTGTCACCGCGAAGGCGATGCCCAGCCGCGCGTTGTTCAGGCACGACAGCGGCCCCTTGAGCCCCATCACCTTCGGCAGCACGTTGCGCTCCGGCACCCGCACGTCCTGGAAGGACAGCTCGCTCGTCACCGAGGCCCTCAGGGAAAACTTGCCTGGGATTTCCTTCGCGCTGAAACCCGGCATGCCCTTCTCCACCAGGAAGCCTCGCACCGACTCGGCGCCCCCCTCCTCCGTCTTCGCCCACACCACC includes:
- a CDS encoding acyl-CoA dehydrogenase family protein, with the translated sequence MPRAEVTDLLLIEDLLTDEEKAARDTVARFVDKEVLPIIGQHFRDGTFPAHLIPGLAELGVLGANLQGYGCAGMNTVSYGLILQELERGDSGLRSFASVQGSLCMFPIHAYGSEEQKERFLPGMARGHIIGCFGLTEPDFGSNPGGMRTRARKDGDSWVLNGTKAWITNGAIADVAVVWAKTEEGGAESVRGFLVEKGMPGFSAKEIPGKFSLRASVTSELSFQDVRVPERNVLPKVMGLKGPLSCLNNARLGIAFAVTGAAIACFEGAREYSMSRAQFGGKPVAGYQLTQEKLADMLQEIVKAQLLGLRLMRLKDEGKVTPVMVSLAKRNNVKAALDIARVARSIYGANGITDAYPPVRHMLNLESVFTYEGTHEVHTLVLGKAITGIDAFN